One Methanococcus aeolicus Nankai-3 DNA segment encodes these proteins:
- a CDS encoding ribosome biogenesis/translation initiation ATPase RLI, whose product MTGRLAILDYDRCQPRRCSTECMKYCPGVRMDEETIVMDEDLGKPIISEELCGGCGICVKRCPFAAINIIGLPGELTEDKIIHSYGKNRFRLYGLITPRDGVVGILGPNGVGKSTILSILSGITTPNLNNLDEEPKYETVIKRFSGTELQTYFEKLSKKEIIPIHKPQYIDALPKVVKGTVGELLKKVDEKRMFNEIIEVLELNNLLDRSFDQLSGGELQRVAIAAASLREGDIYYYDEPSSWLDVRQRFNAAKIIRKIAENKKVVAVEHDLIVLDYLSDNIHIMYGIPSAYGVVTHPRATRTGINTYLDGFLREENIRVRKSPIVFEKRPPINYTNRPELLNYSKVSKTLGNFNLTVEGGTIHKGEVVGILGPNGIGKTTFAKILAGIIKPDNGTVSAKEVKISYKPQYIATDFDGTVRDLLMSVANINTSFYKSEIIKPLSLEKIMDFEVKNLSGGELQRVAIASCLSMDADIYLIDEPSAFLDVEQRLVVSRTIRRMADEKEGAMFVIDHDILFQDYISDRFIVFSGEAGKIGKGSAPLDKRSGANKFLKEMNITFRRDAETGRPRVNKEGSQRDQYQKEIGEYYYTEE is encoded by the coding sequence ATGACAGGAAGATTGGCAATTTTAGATTATGATAGATGTCAGCCCCGAAGATGCTCTACGGAATGTATGAAATACTGCCCGGGAGTTAGAATGGACGAAGAAACCATTGTTATGGACGAAGATTTGGGAAAACCGATAATTTCAGAAGAATTATGTGGTGGTTGTGGTATTTGTGTAAAAAGATGCCCATTTGCTGCAATAAATATAATTGGACTTCCAGGGGAGCTTACAGAGGATAAAATAATACATTCCTACGGTAAAAATAGATTTAGGTTGTATGGGTTAATTACTCCAAGAGATGGAGTGGTTGGTATATTGGGTCCAAATGGTGTTGGTAAATCTACAATATTATCCATATTAAGCGGAATTACAACTCCAAATTTAAATAATTTAGATGAAGAGCCAAAATATGAAACAGTTATAAAACGGTTTTCAGGCACGGAGCTCCAAACATATTTTGAAAAATTATCAAAAAAAGAAATAATTCCTATCCATAAACCGCAATATATTGATGCTCTTCCAAAGGTTGTAAAGGGAACCGTAGGGGAGCTCCTAAAAAAAGTAGATGAAAAGAGGATGTTTAATGAAATAATAGAAGTTCTTGAATTAAATAATTTACTTGATAGAAGTTTTGACCAACTTTCCGGAGGGGAGCTCCAAAGGGTAGCAATTGCTGCGGCGTCATTAAGGGAAGGGGATATTTATTATTATGATGAACCTTCCTCATGGCTTGATGTTAGGCAGAGGTTTAATGCTGCAAAAATTATAAGAAAAATTGCCGAAAATAAAAAGGTTGTAGCAGTAGAGCACGATTTAATAGTTTTAGATTATCTTTCGGATAATATCCATATTATGTATGGTATTCCATCGGCTTATGGTGTTGTAACTCACCCCCGGGCAACAAGAACAGGAATAAATACATATCTTGATGGATTTTTAAGGGAGGAAAATATAAGAGTTAGAAAAAGCCCAATAGTATTTGAAAAAAGACCACCTATAAATTATACAAATCGTCCAGAATTGCTTAATTATTCAAAGGTATCAAAAACCCTTGGTAATTTTAATTTAACCGTAGAGGGAGGGACAATTCATAAGGGAGAGGTTGTAGGTATATTGGGACCAAATGGAATAGGTAAAACTACTTTTGCCAAAATACTTGCAGGAATAATAAAACCAGATAATGGTACGGTTTCAGCAAAAGAGGTAAAAATATCATACAAACCCCAATATATTGCAACAGATTTTGATGGGACAGTGAGGGATTTATTAATGAGTGTGGCAAATATAAACACTTCATTTTATAAATCTGAAATAATTAAGCCCCTTAGTTTAGAAAAAATAATGGATTTCGAAGTAAAAAATTTATCTGGGGGGGAATTGCAAAGAGTGGCAATAGCTTCCTGTTTAAGTATGGATGCAGATATTTATTTAATTGATGAACCATCTGCGTTTTTAGATGTAGAGCAGAGGTTGGTAGTATCTCGAACAATTAGGAGAATGGCGGACGAAAAAGAAGGGGCTATGTTTGTAATAGACCACGATATATTATTCCAAGATTATATTTCCGATAGATTTATAGTATTTAGTGGAGAAGCTGGAAAAATAGGGAAAGGTTCGGCACCATTGGATAAAAGAAGTGGAGCTAATAAATTTTTAAAGGAGATGAATATAACATTTAGGAGAGATGCAGAAACAGGAAGACCAAGGGTAAATAAAGAAGGTAGCCAAAGAGACCAATATCAAAAAGAAATTGGAGAATATTATTATACGGAAGAATAA
- a CDS encoding DNA-directed DNA polymerase: protein MLLDIDYNSKENRIYIYTTKKIIKKDFKPYLYIDADKNTINKFIDEEEPQLKEYITAIERVKKIIINLNDIENPYKNRTVEKTLSKITTDHPKDIPKLRKLQKIKANQRLANFPNGKIGTTYEHDIPFTKRYLIDNNKNIDLLNYNNIPDLKAVSFDMEVHFKDREPEPEKDAILMTSFYSHDKKINKKIKKVITYKPFEHESVEIVKDEKELIKKTMELLKQYNIIYTYNGDNFDFPYLKRRAEHLKIPLNFGENHKLKLSKGGMNLKSAISGIVHIDLYPIARRTLNLTKYKLEDVSKELFNIEKLEVGHHNIVPLWNNNNPKLVEYSLQDAEYTYKIGEYFLPLEIMFSNIVGQCLFDISRMSSSNMVEYLLLKHSFNKNYLAPNRPYGNEYQNRLKEGYEGGYVKEPIKGMHDNIVSMDFRALYPSIIISYNISPDTINCPCCGDTNDKILGYWFCKKKIGIIPEILKDLIERRKNIKDVLKNKNTTENNKDDNNKNNNENYKLLNYEQQSIKILANSFYGYMAYPRARWYSKECAEVITHLGRAYIRKTIEEAENNGFNVIYADTDGLYAILDENKNKNTNKENILNKTIKFLNEINRELPEKMELEFEGYYKRGIFITKKRYALIDENNKIIVKGLEFVRRDWSNIAKKTQKKVLNTLLKEGDVETAKQIIKDTINDLKNLPQSKIGESPGGDKKINPKDLIIYKQLTKDISEYSTATPHIAVAKKMRDRGDRLKIGDVIGFVIVNGSSPISERATIPEQATNYDANYYIDNQVLPPVLRIMEAIGITKDELKNNNKQITLDNFF, encoded by the coding sequence ATGCTTTTAGATATTGATTATAATTCAAAAGAAAACCGTATTTATATATATACTACAAAGAAAATAATTAAAAAAGATTTTAAACCATATTTATACATAGATGCCGATAAAAATACCATAAATAAGTTTATAGATGAGGAAGAACCACAACTTAAAGAATATATAACGGCAATAGAAAGAGTAAAAAAAATTATTATAAATTTAAATGACATTGAAAATCCATATAAAAATAGGACAGTAGAAAAGACTTTATCAAAAATAACAACAGACCACCCCAAAGACATTCCAAAATTACGAAAATTGCAAAAAATAAAGGCTAATCAGAGATTAGCCAATTTTCCCAATGGGAAAATAGGAACAACCTACGAACATGACATTCCATTTACAAAACGGTATTTAATTGATAATAATAAAAATATTGATTTATTAAATTATAATAATATACCAGATTTAAAAGCCGTATCTTTTGATATGGAGGTGCATTTTAAAGATAGGGAGCCAGAACCTGAAAAAGATGCCATATTAATGACAAGTTTTTACTCACACGATAAAAAAATAAATAAAAAAATAAAAAAAGTAATTACCTACAAACCATTTGAGCATGAAAGCGTTGAAATTGTAAAGGACGAAAAGGAATTAATTAAAAAAACCATGGAGCTCCTAAAACAATATAATATAATATACACCTACAACGGAGATAATTTTGATTTCCCATATTTAAAAAGACGGGCAGAACATTTAAAAATACCATTAAATTTTGGAGAAAATCATAAATTAAAATTATCAAAAGGGGGCATGAATTTAAAAAGTGCAATTTCTGGAATTGTGCATATTGACCTTTACCCCATAGCAAGAAGAACCTTAAATTTAACCAAATATAAATTAGAAGATGTTTCAAAAGAATTATTTAACATAGAAAAATTAGAGGTTGGACATCATAATATAGTGCCACTATGGAACAATAATAACCCCAAATTAGTAGAATACTCACTCCAAGATGCAGAATATACATATAAAATAGGGGAATATTTTTTGCCATTAGAAATTATGTTTTCAAATATTGTTGGCCAATGTTTATTTGATATAAGTAGAATGAGTAGTAGCAATATGGTAGAATATCTACTTTTAAAGCATTCATTCAATAAAAATTATTTGGCACCAAATAGACCTTATGGCAATGAATACCAAAACAGATTAAAAGAAGGTTATGAGGGAGGATATGTAAAAGAGCCCATAAAAGGCATGCATGATAACATAGTTAGCATGGATTTCAGAGCTCTATATCCATCTATAATAATAAGCTATAATATAAGCCCCGATACAATAAACTGCCCTTGTTGTGGTGATACCAACGATAAAATATTGGGTTATTGGTTCTGTAAAAAAAAGATAGGTATTATACCTGAAATTCTAAAAGATTTAATTGAAAGAAGGAAAAATATTAAAGATGTTTTAAAAAATAAAAATACAACAGAGAATAATAAAGACGATAATAACAAAAACAACAACGAAAATTATAAATTATTAAATTATGAACAACAATCAATAAAAATTTTAGCAAATTCATTCTATGGTTATATGGCTTATCCGCGGGCAAGATGGTATTCCAAAGAATGTGCCGAAGTAATTACTCATTTAGGTAGGGCATATATACGAAAAACAATAGAGGAAGCGGAAAATAACGGATTTAATGTAATATATGCAGATACTGACGGATTATATGCGATATTAGACGAAAATAAAAATAAAAATACAAATAAAGAAAATATATTAAATAAAACCATCAAATTTTTAAATGAAATAAACAGGGAGCTCCCCGAAAAGATGGAGCTCGAATTTGAAGGATACTACAAAAGAGGTATATTCATAACTAAAAAAAGATATGCCTTAATTGATGAAAACAATAAAATTATAGTAAAAGGTTTGGAATTTGTAAGAAGGGATTGGTCAAATATAGCCAAAAAAACCCAAAAAAAAGTATTAAATACACTTTTAAAAGAAGGAGATGTAGAAACTGCAAAACAGATTATTAAAGATACAATAAATGATTTAAAAAATCTACCCCAATCGAAGATTGGTGAATCCCCGGGGGGAGATAAAAAAATAAACCCCAAAGATTTAATAATATATAAACAACTAACAAAAGATATTAGCGAATATTCCACAGCCACACCCCACATAGCAGTTGCCAAAAAAATGAGAGACAGAGGAGATAGGTTAAAAATCGGTGATGTAATTGGTTTCGTAATTGTAAATGGGAGCTCCCCAATAAGTGAAAGGGCTACCATCCCAGAACAAGCCACCAACTACGATGCAAATTATTATATTGATAATCAGGTGCTACCCCCAGTATTAAGAATTATGGAAGCTATTGGAATTACCAAAGATGAGCTAAAAAACAATAATAAACAAATTACACTTGATAATTTCTTTTAA
- a CDS encoding class III signal peptide-containing protein, whose product MLIKKLFSKKGQVSMEIGILVAAAVAVAAIAAYYYIWNVKESHPENAGISANKAIVILGNKSVQYANSISNL is encoded by the coding sequence ATGTTAATTAAAAAACTTTTTTCTAAAAAAGGACAGGTTTCAATGGAAATAGGTATCTTAGTGGCAGCAGCAGTTGCAGTTGCAGCTATTGCAGCATACTATTATATATGGAATGTCAAAGAATCTCATCCAGAAAATGCAGGAATATCGGCAAATAAAGCCATAGTAATTTTAGGGAATAAATCTGTTCAATATGCTAATTCCATAAGTAATCTATAA
- a CDS encoding class III signal peptide-containing protein: MKLLKKLTSKKGQVSMEIGILVAAAVAVAAIAAYYYVSNVKSSAANSGAAAQTSSSKLANVATNYTDSLSNL, encoded by the coding sequence ATGAAATTGTTAAAAAAATTAACCTCCAAAAAAGGACAGGTTTCAATGGAAATAGGTATCTTAGTGGCAGCAGCAGTTGCAGTTGCAGCTATTGCAGCATATTACTATGTATCTAATGTTAAAAGTAGTGCAGCCAACTCAGGAGCTGCAGCACAAACATCATCCTCTAAATTAGCAAATGTAGCTACAAACTATACCGATAGTCTTAGTAATCTATAA
- a CDS encoding dihydroneopterin aldolase family protein: MKLEENQIFNNYFKNLSDRERAVFEGGITMGALFHQFVGAPISSKNKEIMEKSIEESMKNQPCVEDIWVEILGAPKDKYVSLDGNMLIVKLKIKINNTTAILGLKYIKELDYPLMYVEEIL; the protein is encoded by the coding sequence ATGAAACTTGAAGAAAACCAAATATTTAACAATTATTTTAAAAATTTATCAGATAGAGAGAGGGCAGTTTTTGAAGGGGGTATTACTATGGGGGCCCTATTCCATCAATTTGTGGGAGCTCCCATAAGTTCAAAAAATAAGGAAATAATGGAAAAATCTATTGAGGAATCTATGAAAAATCAACCTTGTGTTGAGGATATTTGGGTGGAGATTTTGGGAGCTCCGAAAGATAAATATGTTTCATTAGATGGCAATATGTTAATCGTTAAATTAAAAATAAAAATAAATAATACTACGGCAATATTGGGGTTAAAATATATAAAAGAACTGGATTATCCTTTAATGTATGTTGAAGAGATTTTATAA
- the hacB gene encoding homoaconitase small subunit, translated as MIIKGNIHLFGDDIDTDAIIPGAYLKTTDPKELASHCMAGIDEKFSTKVKDGDIIVAGENFGCGSSREQAPISIKHTGIKAVVAESFARIFYRNCINIGLIPITCEGINEQIQNLKDGDTIEIDLQNETIKINSMMLNCGAPKGIEKEILDAGGLVQYTKNKLKK; from the coding sequence ATGATAATAAAAGGAAATATTCATTTATTTGGTGATGATATTGATACCGATGCCATAATTCCCGGGGCCTACCTTAAAACAACAGACCCAAAGGAGTTGGCATCTCATTGCATGGCTGGAATTGATGAAAAATTTTCAACAAAGGTAAAAGACGGCGATATAATTGTTGCAGGTGAAAATTTTGGCTGTGGAAGTAGTAGGGAACAGGCACCAATATCCATAAAACACACCGGAATAAAGGCAGTAGTTGCTGAAAGTTTTGCACGGATATTTTATAGAAATTGTATTAATATAGGATTAATACCTATAACTTGCGAAGGAATAAATGAACAAATCCAAAACCTAAAAGATGGCGACACAATAGAAATTGATTTGCAAAATGAAACAATAAAAATAAATTCTATGATGTTAAATTGTGGAGCTCCCAAAGGGATAGAAAAAGAAATTTTAGATGCTGGTGGATTAGTACAATATACAAAAAATAAGTTAAAAAAATAA
- a CDS encoding DUF6541 family protein, protein MDIIYPITLLILIYFVNPLKNEEKLFTTPFLTVSYVIIMTYILSLLNISIYKFLYIMPLLIFSIYYLKTKKLNFNKEYNAIKQALKRKYIILSIILLFTIFMGYNIFPPNPANTTDTQFHSYKSKAMIEEKTIFYKTNEIPYKYYVSYPAGFHSLVYYLSSSVSDILNSIQFIKFYILLLFVLGYYLIGEAIKKGLGCWIALFLPLTNVVYRIVGVLLPNTLGYALMLICIFFILKYRTTKNNIYLILFSFITISLVYIHTFPLIILVLFLISLSIYDLYLKYYKNIVKYWSSLILSILSAVLLIYSKMAENIVSYGKSTNFTPEPISAIIRNILAGMGIIYLYIWTNSSKTGILDNTNTVFISLIFTVLLIIGIYNLSKTKNNNLNNGAPFILLLILLILNIINIKFIHIPIPFFSSQYDSARMAIHIQIIMPIFYGAGLYAIYKLIESNKKTKISTYNILKPLFIISILLFSTISAYTNYEIISEKQKDSFVIHNNDLKIFEYMNKHNITNQIILNFGEDAGQFLPIYTKNKPVFYFYKFQSNNATVGNTSFDSIISAIDNKNYTTILNSCKKENISYIYMPEYLGKYDGGFFNNSKYFKIIHIKGNAKLVKIK, encoded by the coding sequence ATGGATATAATCTACCCCATAACACTGTTAATATTAATCTATTTTGTAAATCCATTGAAAAATGAAGAAAAATTATTTACAACACCGTTTTTAACTGTTTCTTATGTTATAATAATGACCTATATTTTATCGTTATTAAATATTTCAATATATAAATTTTTATATATTATGCCTTTGCTAATTTTTTCAATATATTATCTTAAAACTAAAAAACTCAATTTCAATAAAGAATATAATGCAATAAAACAAGCCTTGAAACGAAAATATATAATATTATCTATAATATTATTATTTACAATTTTTATGGGATACAATATATTTCCCCCAAATCCAGCAAATACAACAGATACACAATTTCATTCCTATAAATCAAAGGCAATGATTGAAGAAAAAACAATATTCTATAAAACTAATGAAATTCCATATAAATATTATGTAAGTTATCCCGCAGGATTTCATTCCCTGGTTTATTATTTATCCTCTTCGGTAAGTGATATATTAAATTCTATTCAATTTATAAAATTCTATATATTACTATTATTTGTATTGGGATATTATTTAATAGGGGAAGCAATTAAAAAAGGACTGGGTTGTTGGATTGCCTTGTTTTTGCCATTAACTAATGTAGTTTATAGAATTGTAGGGGTATTGCTTCCAAATACATTGGGGTATGCCTTAATGCTAATTTGTATTTTCTTTATATTGAAATATAGAACTACAAAAAATAATATATATTTAATATTATTTTCATTTATTACAATATCATTAGTATATATTCATACATTCCCATTAATTATATTGGTATTATTTTTAATATCTCTATCTATTTATGATTTATATCTAAAATATTATAAAAATATAGTAAAATATTGGAGCTCCCTTATATTGTCAATACTATCGGCGGTATTATTGATATATTCAAAAATGGCAGAAAATATTGTATCTTATGGAAAATCTACAAATTTTACTCCTGAACCTATTTCGGCGATAATACGAAACATTTTAGCAGGAATGGGAATAATTTATTTATATATTTGGACAAATTCATCAAAAACAGGTATATTGGATAATACAAATACGGTTTTCATATCCCTTATATTTACGGTTTTATTAATTATTGGAATATATAATTTAAGTAAAACAAAAAATAATAATTTAAATAACGGAGCTCCGTTTATCTTACTATTAATTTTATTAATTTTAAATATAATAAATATAAAATTTATCCATATACCTATTCCATTTTTTAGCAGTCAATACGATAGTGCAAGAATGGCAATTCATATTCAAATAATTATGCCAATATTTTATGGTGCAGGATTATATGCAATATATAAACTAATAGAATCCAATAAAAAAACCAAAATAAGCACATACAATATATTAAAACCACTTTTCATAATTTCTATATTATTATTTTCTACGATTTCAGCATATACAAATTATGAAATAATATCAGAAAAACAGAAAGATAGTTTCGTAATACACAACAATGATTTAAAAATCTTTGAATATATGAACAAACACAACATAACAAACCAAATAATTTTAAACTTTGGTGAAGATGCAGGACAGTTTTTACCAATATATACGAAAAATAAGCCAGTATTTTATTTTTATAAATTCCAGTCCAACAATGCCACGGTTGGTAATACTTCATTTGACAGCATAATTTCAGCAATCGACAATAAAAATTATACAACAATATTAAATAGTTGCAAAAAGGAGAATATTAGTTATATTTATATGCCTGAATACTTAGGAAAATACGATGGTGGATTTTTTAACAACAGCAAATATTTTAAAATAATCCATATCAAAGGAAATGCAAAATTAGTAAAAATAAAATAA
- a CDS encoding acylphosphatase has translation MATTYELKICGQVQHVGFRDRIEDIGRGLGIDGVVYNYKDETVRILANFDDEELKEFFKRSIKFLEKKDNLIKIKEIEEKELNAFIEFPKGINRISADDLLELNKKLDEGVKYIKMIFGVLEEVKKGQDTIIKGQDTIIKGQDTIIKGQDTIIKGQDTIINGQEEIKEILKDIRDELKNRN, from the coding sequence ATGGCAACAACCTATGAGTTAAAAATATGCGGACAAGTTCAACATGTGGGATTTAGAGATAGAATAGAAGATATTGGAAGAGGTTTGGGTATTGATGGGGTAGTTTATAATTATAAAGACGAAACAGTTAGAATTTTAGCGAACTTTGATGATGAGGAATTAAAAGAATTTTTTAAAAGGAGTATAAAGTTTTTGGAGAAAAAAGACAATTTAATCAAAATAAAAGAAATTGAAGAAAAAGAACTAAACGCATTTATTGAATTCCCAAAAGGGATTAATAGAATTTCCGCAGATGATTTATTAGAACTTAATAAAAAATTAGATGAAGGAGTTAAATATATTAAAATGATTTTTGGAGTTTTGGAGGAAGTTAAAAAAGGACAAGACACAATAATAAAGGGACAAGACACAATAATAAAGGGACAAGACACAATAATAAAGGGACAAGACACAATAATAAAGGGACAAGACACAATAATAAATGGGCAGGAGGAAATAAAAGAAATTTTGAAGGATATTAGAGATGAGTTAAAAAATAGAAATTAA
- a CDS encoding S-layer protein, translating into MSMSLKKIGAMAVGGAMVASALASGAMAAATTSGDVSGFMANAVKDGQPNVDIVVGSNAATSDVVSATNIGAKIGSMCYKTGAVTDGSAELNVHVSSETDLTSNLNAYANGNQFAIFTTSKRSYTTSLGTTTIVGNSNVVADAAGAGLIENLPRLSTLTRSKDIDPSDVSDDDSADATEFLLASVLKNGADDYDINKGNLVYGTVAFKDGKDAMANDQDLYLGMEIPFLGDATTIVDTDDATIYLGKKAYDGNIKEGESYDLGNGYTVKVKSVLIPLGGGNPQVDVAILKDGKEVASKDDQAPFELRSGDIGVNVYDAFKDVGGNYGYASLIISKDVKGYDLGDEYIKDWKLYAVTDNAGNLDLSDNDLKEDKTQLNAGNSKEKSLTDGTNKVIGLALKYDGDKIETLKDGKSADFVNNYASLKFTDDDSSPSLFAKYEMDVSKDATLSVGQKASVLNADIKLNDLKATAQQMVPVTAPIAKLDSEVTLDTADKNLIVVGGPVVNKLAEALQTAGKITIDNTSPATLAVVDNAANGNDVLVVAGGDRAATREAALELIKNY; encoded by the coding sequence ATGAGTATGAGCTTAAAGAAAATAGGAGCAATGGCAGTAGGAGGAGCTATGGTAGCTTCCGCATTAGCAAGTGGTGCTATGGCAGCAGCTACAACATCAGGAGATGTTTCAGGATTTATGGCAAATGCAGTTAAAGACGGACAGCCAAATGTAGATATTGTAGTAGGTTCAAACGCAGCAACAAGCGATGTTGTTTCAGCAACAAATATTGGAGCAAAAATCGGTTCAATGTGCTACAAAACAGGAGCAGTTACAGATGGAAGTGCAGAATTAAATGTTCATGTTTCATCTGAAACTGATTTAACAAGTAATTTAAATGCTTATGCAAATGGTAATCAATTCGCAATATTTACAACATCAAAAAGAAGTTATACAACAAGTTTGGGAACTACTACTATAGTGGGTAACAGCAATGTTGTAGCTGATGCAGCAGGTGCAGGGTTAATTGAAAATTTACCGAGATTATCCACCTTGACAAGAAGTAAAGATATAGATCCTTCTGATGTTAGTGATGATGATTCAGCAGATGCAACAGAATTTTTGTTGGCGTCAGTTCTCAAAAATGGAGCAGATGATTATGATATTAACAAAGGAAACTTAGTATATGGTACTGTTGCATTTAAAGACGGAAAAGATGCAATGGCAAATGATCAAGACCTATATCTTGGAATGGAAATACCTTTCCTTGGAGATGCTACAACAATTGTGGATACTGACGATGCTACAATATATTTAGGTAAAAAAGCATACGATGGAAATATTAAAGAAGGCGAATCCTATGATTTAGGAAACGGATACACCGTAAAAGTTAAAAGTGTCTTAATACCACTTGGAGGGGGAAATCCACAAGTAGATGTTGCAATATTAAAAGATGGAAAAGAAGTTGCATCCAAAGATGACCAAGCACCATTTGAATTAAGAAGTGGAGATATTGGAGTAAATGTATATGATGCATTCAAAGATGTTGGAGGAAACTATGGGTACGCATCATTGATAATCTCAAAAGATGTAAAAGGTTATGACTTAGGAGATGAATATATAAAAGATTGGAAATTATATGCTGTAACAGATAATGCAGGAAACCTTGATTTATCCGATAATGACTTAAAGGAAGATAAGACACAACTTAATGCAGGAAATTCAAAAGAAAAAAGTTTAACAGATGGTACAAACAAGGTTATTGGTCTTGCATTAAAATATGATGGAGATAAAATAGAAACATTGAAAGATGGAAAATCAGCAGACTTTGTAAACAATTACGCAAGTTTGAAATTTACAGACGATGACTCATCACCTAGTTTATTTGCAAAATATGAGATGGATGTATCAAAAGATGCAACATTAAGCGTTGGACAAAAAGCATCAGTATTAAACGCAGATATCAAATTAAATGACCTCAAAGCAACTGCACAACAAATGGTTCCAGTAACAGCACCAATTGCAAAATTGGACAGTGAAGTTACATTAGACACAGCAGACAAAAACTTAATAGTAGTTGGGGGACCTGTTGTAAACAAATTAGCAGAAGCTTTACAAACAGCTGGTAAAATTACAATTGATAACACAAGCCCAGCAACATTGGCAGTAGTTGATAACGCAGCAAACGGAAACGATGTTTTAGTTGTTGCAGGTGGGGACAGAGCAGCTACAAGAGAAGCAGCATTAGAATTAATTAAAAACTACTAA